In a genomic window of Salvelinus fontinalis isolate EN_2023a unplaced genomic scaffold, ASM2944872v1 scaffold_1009, whole genome shotgun sequence:
- the LOC129848140 gene encoding CDC42 small effector protein 1-like produces MQGATFLFSTTSSAACRASREKQGLRTHSEQSSSTAGMSEFWNKIGCCVVAKPPPRKRRRKIDRSMIGEPTNFVHLTHIGSGEMAEGRAPALQYLRQWKSRETSIHRRFSEREEVTF; encoded by the exons ATGCAAGGGG CGACGTTCTTGTTCTCCACCACGTCCTCCGCTGCCTGCAGGGCGTCCAGAGAGAAGCAGGGCCTCCGGACCCACTCAGAGCAAAGCAGCAGCACAGCAGGGATGAGTGAGTTCTGGAACAAGATTGGCTGCTGCGTGGTGGCCAAACCTCCACCG AGAAAGAGGCGCAGGAAAATCGACCGCAGCATGATCGGCGAGCCCACAAACTTTGTCCACTTGACACACATTGGCTCTGGGGAGATGGCAGAGGGCCGGGCCCCG GCCCTACAGTACCTGAGGCAGTGGAAATCTAGGGAGACGAGCATCCACAGGAGATTCAGTGAGAGGGAAGAGGTGACATTCTAA